From Methanobacterium petrolearium:
CTTCCAACAAAGCGATTAAAGCCATGGCAAATGCTTCTTTTGAACTTGGTAACCGTGAAAGGAGCAATGAATACACAAAATTAGCCGAAGAGAGTATAAAAAGTTTCACAAACCATGAACATTCACGTGTGCTCTGTAGTGGTAATGCCGCAATAATGGTTGCCATGAGTAACATGAAAGGGCCAGTTATGATACCAAACCAGGGCGGTTGGAGTGGATTTATAAAAATGGCTGAATTTTTAGGTCTTAAACTAATACGTGTACCTACAAAAATGGGAGTTATAGATTTAAAAGTCTTAAAAGACCATATAAAACAAAATAATCCTGATTCTCTTTTCATCACCAGTTTTGCTGGTTATATGGCTGAACAACCAGTGAAAGAAATCTATGAGATTTGTGAAGACCATGACGTGATTCTGGTGGAGGATGCCTCAGGATCAGTGGGTGATCCCCAGAAAAATCTGGCCTGTGGTGACCATGCCCATATCATAGTGGCTTCTACTGGATATCCAAAAATAGTTAACGTTGGAAGTGGTGGTTTTATCTCCACCAACAATGTAAAATTCTTTAAAGATGCCCATTACCTTATTAAAACTGTTAAAAGCAGTCCGGTTATCTGTGCAGGTTTGGTAGAAGAAATTAAGAAAGCCCCTGAAAGCCTAACTAAAACACTCAAAGCCTGTGAATTTCTGAAAAAAGAGTTTAAATCCGAAAAAAACAAATCTGTTTTACACCCAAAAAAAAGGGGAATAAATCTTGCACTGTCCCTGGATGAACCCAAATTAAAAGCTAAAGAACTTAGAAAAAATATCAGAGTAAAGGGCGGTGGTATGATCACGGTTTGCCCCCGTTATGATCGGATTAACCAATTTGCAATCTGTTTAGAGGTTAAAAACCTCGATACCCAATGTTTAGAAAAAAATAACCTTCGAAAAATAGTTAAGATTGTGGAGAAAACTATTTGACTGTATTTTTATGTAAATTTAACTGGTTTGAGAATGTGAGGAACCATTTTTAAAGTTATTAAGAATGATTCTTTATGCATTGCAAGGTTAACTTTATTGCCCTAGAATATCTTATATACAATATGACCAAATAGAGGCCATGAATGAATAAACCAAAAATCACACCAAATGCGTTGGATGCTTTTAAGGTTTTGTGGAATGATGATGACATTTATGTCCGCCATGGTGCTGAAGAGGCAATAAAAAAAGATAAAAAAGGAACAAAATTAAACCAATATTTTTATGAGAGATTTAATGCCTTAGTCACTATAGTTTGCTATTAATACTTGAATATCTCAGATTTCAAGGTTTAAAAGTGCTGTTTTTTCAATTAAAACCCTTTCAATATTCCCTGCACTTTTTATTTCTTCATTGGAAATTTTATACAAATTTTTTAATGTTTCCTCATCTGCCTGTTTCATACCTTCATGCATTTTGCCCAGAACTTCCTCCATTTTATTAAAAATGTGTTTATCACAGTCCACTGCAACTGCACAGACTTCCATCTTCCCCTCCTTTATCCCCAATATATTAAGAGCATGGGATATTTGCCTTTGAGCAGAAGCTCTAAGACAGATCTCTAAGCCCAAATCTTTTGCTGTGTTTTTATTACTATCAAATGCCTTCAATGCCTGTATTGTAGCCTGCAAAATGTGTTTTTCACCAGCCAATCCTCTGGAATTCAACAATTGTACCGTGCCTTTTTCACAGATTCTGTTGGTAAAACCGATTACTTTCTTTAAATCATCTATCTTTACATCAAAACACGCAATCTGAATATCATGATTCATGAACTTGTAATGATTCTGCATAAGTATCTTCCATGTTAATCCCTGTAATATTAGTTCTAGTTTTTATTGGAAAAATAAAAGATTAAATAAAAAATATGCCAAAAAAAATATAAAAAGTGATTATTTAGGATTTTTATCAGGCTTTTCATACCTTTTGTCCAGGAGTACCTTGTTAATACCACCAAGGAATGCTTCTACACTGGCGTTTATAATATCAGGTTGGGTGCTTCTGGCGCTTACCACTTTACCATCGTGTTTGAGTTTTATCACCACATCAATAAGAGCGTCAGTACCTCCAGTTATGGCATCCACGTGGTATTCTTCAAATTCTATATCAGCAACATCTTTTATGGTTTTTTTGATGGCTACTATCGCAGCGTCCACTGGTCCTACACCAACACCTGCTTCTAATCTTTCAACATCACCAATTTTTAGTTTAACCGAAGCAGTTGGTGTTACCTTATTTCCAGATACTATGTTTAACTCCTGAAGTTCCACTGGTTTTTCAGTCATGACCCCCATTACATCCTCTGCTATGGCCTGTAAATCCACGTCAGTTACACATTTTCCCATATCACCAAGTGCTTTGATTCTGTTGAATATTTGGGAGAATTTTTCATCATCCACCCTGAAACCCATTTCATCAATCCTTTGTTTGATGATGTGTGAGCCCACGTGTTTACCCATGACAAAACGACGTTTGTGTCCCACAAGTTCCGGTGTTATGGGTTCGTATGTTTCGGCTTTTTTTATCACTCCATCAGCATGTATTCCGGATTCGTGAGCAAAGGCGTTTTCCCCCACTATGGCCTTGTTAGGTTGTAGATACATTCCAGTGATCCTGGCAACTGTTTTTGATACTTCATAAAGCATTTGAAGCTTCACTTTGGTCTTAACATTGTAAAGTGAGTACAGTGAAACTACCAATTCCTCTAATGATGCGTTTCCTGCTCTTTCTCCTATTCCGTTAACTGTTACGTGGGCTTGGGTTGCGCCTGCTCTGATTCCTGCAAGAGAGTTTGCAACTGCTAAACCAAAATCATTATGACAGTGCACACTCAATGGAACACCCAGTTTCTGGAGTTGACTGTAAAATTCAAATGAACGTTCTGGGGTGAGCATACCCACAGTGTCACAGGCACATATACGTTTGGCTCCGGCATTTATTCCTGCCTGGAAAATCTCTTTCAGATATTCCATATCACTACGAGTGGAATCTTCCGCGGATAGTTCCACCAGAAGCCCATGATCCACTGCGTATTGGGTTGATTGAACAGCCATGGCTTTCACTTCTTCCCTTGATTTGCGCAGTTTATGTTTCAGGTGCAAATCAGAGGTGGGAACCACCAAATGGACGCTGTCCACATCACAATCTAAAGCAGCATCAATATCTACCTGAACTGCCCTGGCAAAACTACATATCTCCGCAGAAAGGCTTTCAGAGGTTATATTTCTAATGCCCTCTCTTTCCCCTTCAGAAGTGATGGCAGAACCTGCTTCTATTACATCAACTCCTAATTCATCCAGTTTTCTGGCAATTAAAAGCTTTTCATCTGGTGTTAAGGATATTCCTGGAGTCTGTTCACCATCACGGAGAGTAGTATCAAATATTCGGGCTTTCATTGCATCCACCAACTAATTGTTAATTAGAAAATATGTTTTGTAATTTATCTAGAGTGTTATTATGTAATTAATTTTAATATAATATATTACGAATGAGTCCATACCTTTTTGAATCAAAAGTTAAGTGAATATTAAGTGAAATCACTGCTAGCAAATAAAGAGACTTTTTAAGAGGATGATGATTGTTCTTTTAGACTTTTCCAAGGACTGATATGACCCTGGTTAAACTTTTATGCATTCTTATGTGGTGCTGTTCTATTATTTTAAATTTTGTACCCATCAAGACCTCATCTAAATCAAGGTAATGGGGAGTTGCCAAACACATAAGACCATCATCTTTTAACAATCCCTCTAATGATATCATTGATTGCTGGTATAGGCTTTCACTTTTTTCCCCACCCGTGGATGCGGAGATACCATAAGGAGGATCAGTTACAATAGCATCTACTTTATTTGATAGTTCTAATTTTCTGGCATCCTCCTGGAAAACATGGAAATCGTGTATACCACAGTGCTGAAGGTTTTTCTTGGTGCCTTTAACCATTTTATAGTCGATATCCGCCCCTATGACTCTTGTTCCGATTATTCCCGCTTCAATGAGTATTCCTCCTGTTCCACAGAATGGGTCCAGCAAGGTTTCTCCACCGTGAATGCGGGTCAAATTAACCATACACCTTGCAAGCTTAGGACTCATTGATCCAGGATAAAAAAAGGGTCTTTTATGAGGTTTAAGGTTGAAAAAATGTTTTTTCGATATTTTTCCGATTCGATACCCAATCAGCGCCTTTCCATCTTGAAGAACGATCCTGATTAGAAATGAAGGATTTTCCAGATTAACTTGGGCTTTTTTGTCAAGGTTGGTTTTTATTATTCTCCCCATTTCCCATTCTAAATTTGAACTGTCAAATGAGGATTTTTTGTCCATCTTCTTAACTCGTACCGCAAAATCTGACTTGATATGCTCATTCCAGGGGTATTTTTTAGCTTCATCAATTATTCTGTCTTCATCAGCCCTTATGAGAATCTTAAATAGTTCATGAGTGAAAGAAAGCCTTTTGGTAATTTTTATCAGATTTTCGGAGGGGACATCAGGTAAATCTAAAATTAATAAGCCCTCTTTATCTTTTTTAACCAGGTAATTCATTCCTTCCGCATCAAATACTGCTTCCACTTCTGCTAGGGGAAGAGTGTGATGTTCTAGGGATAACACCAGGGCTACT
This genomic window contains:
- a CDS encoding TIGR01177 family methyltransferase; this translates as MEVALVLSLEHHTLPLAEVEAVFDAEGMNYLVKKDKEGLLILDLPDVPSENLIKITKRLSFTHELFKILIRADEDRIIDEAKKYPWNEHIKSDFAVRVKKMDKKSSFDSSNLEWEMGRIIKTNLDKKAQVNLENPSFLIRIVLQDGKALIGYRIGKISKKHFFNLKPHKRPFFYPGSMSPKLARCMVNLTRIHGGETLLDPFCGTGGILIEAGIIGTRVIGADIDYKMVKGTKKNLQHCGIHDFHVFQEDARKLELSNKVDAIVTDPPYGISASTGGEKSESLYQQSMISLEGLLKDDGLMCLATPHYLDLDEVLMGTKFKIIEQHHIRMHKSLTRVISVLGKV
- the cgi121 gene encoding KEOPS complex subunit Cgi121, translated to MQNHYKFMNHDIQIACFDVKIDDLKKVIGFTNRICEKGTVQLLNSRGLAGEKHILQATIQALKAFDSNKNTAKDLGLEICLRASAQRQISHALNILGIKEGKMEVCAVAVDCDKHIFNKMEEVLGKMHEGMKQADEETLKNLYKISNEEIKSAGNIERVLIEKTALLNLEI
- a CDS encoding DegT/DnrJ/EryC1/StrS family aminotransferase; translated protein: MELLFKKPSNKAIKAMANASFELGNRERSNEYTKLAEESIKSFTNHEHSRVLCSGNAAIMVAMSNMKGPVMIPNQGGWSGFIKMAEFLGLKLIRVPTKMGVIDLKVLKDHIKQNNPDSLFITSFAGYMAEQPVKEIYEICEDHDVILVEDASGSVGDPQKNLACGDHAHIIVASTGYPKIVNVGSGGFISTNNVKFFKDAHYLIKTVKSSPVICAGLVEEIKKAPESLTKTLKACEFLKKEFKSEKNKSVLHPKKRGINLALSLDEPKLKAKELRKNIRVKGGGMITVCPRYDRINQFAICLEVKNLDTQCLEKNNLRKIVKIVEKTI
- a CDS encoding 2-isopropylmalate synthase; its protein translation is MKARIFDTTLRDGEQTPGISLTPDEKLLIARKLDELGVDVIEAGSAITSEGEREGIRNITSESLSAEICSFARAVQVDIDAALDCDVDSVHLVVPTSDLHLKHKLRKSREEVKAMAVQSTQYAVDHGLLVELSAEDSTRSDMEYLKEIFQAGINAGAKRICACDTVGMLTPERSFEFYSQLQKLGVPLSVHCHNDFGLAVANSLAGIRAGATQAHVTVNGIGERAGNASLEELVVSLYSLYNVKTKVKLQMLYEVSKTVARITGMYLQPNKAIVGENAFAHESGIHADGVIKKAETYEPITPELVGHKRRFVMGKHVGSHIIKQRIDEMGFRVDDEKFSQIFNRIKALGDMGKCVTDVDLQAIAEDVMGVMTEKPVELQELNIVSGNKVTPTASVKLKIGDVERLEAGVGVGPVDAAIVAIKKTIKDVADIEFEEYHVDAITGGTDALIDVVIKLKHDGKVVSARSTQPDIINASVEAFLGGINKVLLDKRYEKPDKNPK